The DNA sequence GGCCAGTGGTGTGCCGACAACTACCTCACCCGGCTGCGCCTGGAGCGGCAGCTGCCGCCGGTCGGCGACAGCGAGTTCAGCTGCGAGCAGGTCGGACAGACCTACCTGGGGCGCGTCTCGGTGCGCCCGACGCCCAATCCGCTGTTCCGCCGCATCGACGTGCACATGCTCGACCCCGAAGGGCAGCACCTGCTGCTCTACACCACCGTGATGTCCCGTCTCTGAGCCGCCCAGGACCGATGCGCCCGACCCGTTCCCTCCGCCCGTCCCGCTCCGCCGGCTTCACGCTCATCGAGGTGCTGGTGGCGCTGTTCATCCTGGCGCTGATGTCGGCGATGGCCTGGCAGGGCGTGGACGCCATCGCCCGCAGCCGCGAATCGACCCAGGCCCGCATGGACCGGCTGCTGCGCCTGCAGACGGTGCTCGCGCAGTGGGAGGCCGACGTGCACGAGGTGATCGACACCCAGGTCGTGCCGGGGCTCAACTTCGACGGCGCCACGCTGCGCCTGACGCGCCGCCAGCCCGAAGGCGTGCAGGTGGTCGCCTGGACGCTGCGCGGCGGCCAGCTGTACCGCTGGAGCGCACCGACCTCGAACGCGCTGGACACCCTGCAGGACGGCTGGATGCGCAGCTACCAGCTGCTCGGCAACGAGCCCGGCACGCTGCAGATGCTCGACCACATCGCGCAGTGGCAGCTCTTCGTCTTCCTGACCAGCAGCAATGGCTGGAGCAACGCGCAGTCGAGCGGGGACGTCGTCCAGACTGCGCCGCCAGCCCCGGTCGATCCGCCGCCCCCGGTGCCGGACGCGGGGGCCTCGGGCGCCGGCACCGTGATCGGCAACGGAGTGGTCAGCGCGGCCCCGCCGGTGGCCGTCAACCACGACGCGCTGCCGGACGGACTGCGGATGGTGGTGCAGTTTGCGCCGGGCGGTGCAGCCGACGGCACGCTGACCCGCGAAGTGCGGCTCATCCACCCATGACACCGACCCCCATGACGCGTCCCTGCGCCCCACCGGCCCGCCAGCGTGGCGCCGCGCTGCTGACGGCGATGATCATCGTCACGGTCGTGGCGACGCTCGCCTCGGGCATGGTCTGGCAGCAGTGGCGCGCGCTGCAGGTCGAGGCGGCCGAGCGCGCACAGACCCAGTCGGAATGGGTGCTGCAGGGCGCCCTCGACTGGACCCGCATGATCCTGCGCGAAGACGCCCGCGAAGGCGGCGCCGACCACCTCGGCGAGCCCTGGGCCGCGCCGCTGGCCGAGGCCCGGCTGTCCACCTTCCTGGCGGCCGACCGCTCGATGGCCGAGGACGCGCCCGACGCCTTCCTGTCGGGCCGCATCGTGGACGCCCAGTCGCGCTACAACCTGCGCAACCTCGTCCAGCAGGGCAAGGTCAGCCGCAGCGAGCTGCAGACGCTGGAGCGCCTGTGCGGCTTCCTGGGGCTGAACGGCGATGTCGCGCCGCGCCTGGCCGAAGCCCTGCGCCGGGCCACGCCGGGCAGC is a window from the Sphaerotilus montanus genome containing:
- the gspI gene encoding type II secretion system minor pseudopilin GspI, coding for MHPRRSEPGQRGLTLIEVLVALAIVAITLAAGIKAAGALTGNTQRLADTLAGQWCADNYLTRLRLERQLPPVGDSEFSCEQVGQTYLGRVSVRPTPNPLFRRIDVHMLDPEGQHLLLYTTVMSRL
- a CDS encoding PulJ/GspJ family protein, translated to MRPTRSLRPSRSAGFTLIEVLVALFILALMSAMAWQGVDAIARSRESTQARMDRLLRLQTVLAQWEADVHEVIDTQVVPGLNFDGATLRLTRRQPEGVQVVAWTLRGGQLYRWSAPTSNALDTLQDGWMRSYQLLGNEPGTLQMLDHIAQWQLFVFLTSSNGWSNAQSSGDVVQTAPPAPVDPPPPVPDAGASGAGTVIGNGVVSAAPPVAVNHDALPDGLRMVVQFAPGGAADGTLTREVRLIHP
- the gspK gene encoding type II secretion system minor pseudopilin GspK; translated protein: MTRPCAPPARQRGAALLTAMIIVTVVATLASGMVWQQWRALQVEAAERAQTQSEWVLQGALDWTRMILREDAREGGADHLGEPWAAPLAEARLSTFLAADRSMAEDAPDAFLSGRIVDAQSRYNLRNLVQQGKVSRSELQTLERLCGFLGLNGDVAPRLAEALRRATPGSATEAPSDAGTTTTTLPLMPASVEDLGWLGLDAATVRRLKPYVVLLPRETPVNLNTAPKEVIAAVLPGIDLATAERLVQSRLRDPLKSPADAKTVLGERALTDARRVSVNSNYFIVYGALRLDQVTVAQRSLLERNGRDVRTLSTQRLRDPAELESSLQQ